The DNA segment CGTTTTTGTCAGCTTCATAAAAAATCCTTTCACCTTGCGCAGTAATGTTGAAACGTGCTGAATTCTTGATGTGTAACAGGTTAGCGACCGATTATTGCATGTAACAATACCGAGTGTCTCAGTAATTTATGGCAATAATGCGGGCGTCAACGCCATGACACTGTTCTTTTTTTGCTGACCCTAACTTATATAAGTTTGAGGAATAATCCAAGTAGTGAAATTAATGTTAATTATTCACTATTTTCTAACTTTTATGCCCGCTGTCAGCGGCTCATGGGTGAAAAGGGCAGAGTGATAGATCTGGTTTCCGCCGCCTGAAGAAGTGGATCAAAGGCGTATTTCTCAGCGTTTGCAGCAGCTTTGCGGTCCATATCAACTTTTTTATTATTAATTACCTGACTATCACTGCGATACGTAGATTATTGATCAGATATTCAGTAGGTTATAACCAGCCTGAAAAAACACGTTCTGGCGTTCTACATAAGCCGGCAGGCGGGTAATTGAAATGTTATGACGATGACACAAATCATCAATGAAAAGGGTGAAGGGAATACTATGCGTATTGGTGTACCAAGAGAGCGGTTGACCAATGAAGCCAGGGTTGCAGCCACGCCGAAAACGGTGGAACAGCTGCTCAAACTCGGCTTTACGGTCGCTATCGAACAAGGTGCCGGGAAGTTAGCCAGCTTTGAGGACGCCGCTTACGAACAAGCGGGCGCGTCCGTGGTGAGCGGCGAGGACGTCTGGCATTCAGATATCGTGTTGAAGGTGAATGCACCTGAAAACGATGAAATCGATAAACTACAGGCAGGCACCACGCTGGTCAGCTTCATCTGGCCTGCACAGAACCCTGAACTGATTCAAAAGCTGGCTGACCGTCAGGTCACCGCAATGGCAATGGATTCTGTGCCGCGCATCTCCCGCGCGCAATCTCTGGATGCCCTGAGCTCAATGGCCAACATCGCCGGTTACCGTGCGATTGTCGAGGCCGCTCACGAATTCGGCCGTTTCTTTACCGGGCAAATCACCGCTGCAGGTAAAGTGCCACCGGCAAAAGTCATGATTATCGGCGCCGGCGTGGCGGGTCTTGCGGCTATCGGCGCAGCCGGCAGCCTCGGTGCTATCGTGCGTGCTTTTGATACCCGACCTGAAGTGAAAGAGCAGGTTCAGAGCATGGGCGCGGAGTTCCTTGAACTGGACTTCGAAGAGGAAGCGGGCAGCGGCGACGGTTATGCCAAAGTGATGTCCGAGGCCTTCATCAAAGCGGAAATGGCGCTGTTTGCTGCTCAGGCCGAAGAAGTAGATATCATCGTAACTACCGCGCTGATCCCTGGCCGTCCGGCACCGAAACTCATCACCAAAGAAATGGTCGCGTCCATGAAACCGGGTAGCGTGATCGTCGATCTGGCGGCGCAAACTGGCGGTAACTGCGAACTGACCGTGGCGGATAAAATCACCACAACCGACAATGGCGTGAAGATCATTGGGTATACCGATTTGCCAAGCCGGTTGCCAACGCAGTCCTCTCAGCTATACGGCACCAATTTGGTTAACCTGCTGAAACTGCTGTGTAAAGAGAAAAACGGCGAAATCGAGATCGACTTCGAAGACACCGTAGTTCGCGGCGTAACCGTCGTGAAAGCCGGTGAAGTGACCTGGCCTGCGCCACCGATTCAGGTCTCGGCACAACCTCAGGCTGCCAAAGCGGCTGAGCCTGTAGCCAAAGCGGAAGCCAAACCGGCCTCGCCGTGGACTAAATTCATCATTATGGCCGTGGCTATTGTGCTGTTTGGCTGGCTGGCAAATGTGGCACCGAAAGAGTTCCTGTCCCACTTCACCGTCTTCGCGCTCTCCTGCGTGGTCGGTTACTACGTGGTAT comes from the Enterobacteriaceae bacterium Kacie_13 genome and includes:
- the pntA gene encoding Re/Si-specific NAD(P)(+) transhydrogenase subunit alpha, which gives rise to MRIGVPRERLTNEARVAATPKTVEQLLKLGFTVAIEQGAGKLASFEDAAYEQAGASVVSGEDVWHSDIVLKVNAPENDEIDKLQAGTTLVSFIWPAQNPELIQKLADRQVTAMAMDSVPRISRAQSLDALSSMANIAGYRAIVEAAHEFGRFFTGQITAAGKVPPAKVMIIGAGVAGLAAIGAAGSLGAIVRAFDTRPEVKEQVQSMGAEFLELDFEEEAGSGDGYAKVMSEAFIKAEMALFAAQAEEVDIIVTTALIPGRPAPKLITKEMVASMKPGSVIVDLAAQTGGNCELTVADKITTTDNGVKIIGYTDLPSRLPTQSSQLYGTNLVNLLKLLCKEKNGEIEIDFEDTVVRGVTVVKAGEVTWPAPPIQVSAQPQAAKAAEPVAKAEAKPASPWTKFIIMAVAIVLFGWLANVAPKEFLSHFTVFALSCVVGYYVVWNVSHALHTPLMSVTNAISGIIVVGAVLQIGHGGWVSFLSFIAVLIASINIFGGFTVTQRMLKMFRKN